One Primulina eburnea isolate SZY01 chromosome 4, ASM2296580v1, whole genome shotgun sequence genomic window, ATCCTTTGTACATTAAGAGTGAATTGCTAAAAATCCAACCTTTCGTTAATTGTAAACTTATTAACATATGTGAGTTTCAGCTTCAAATTTTGCTTTAACTTGCTATCGAACTCACGCCTCATTGCCTCAACCCTACAGGGAGAAAGTATGCCGTTACATCTGGTGTTGGCGGATTGTAACATATATTTAATAACACAAAAGCACAAACAAACCCCATTCTCTTGGCTTTCAAAGACAAGCCTAGACCCCTTTCCTGTCTATGAATATGCCCGGGGCTTTCGCACAAAATGAGCTTGAAAAAGATGACATTTTTTACTTCAACGAAGCATGGGGATTTCCATTGCAAAACATAGGCTAGAAATCCTCAAACTTGctacaaaagaaagaaaagcgTCACATTTAGTGTCCAGGTTACTCACTGCGATCAAGCCCAAAACGTCCAAGttttcaacaaattttcgatcTTGGGCATGTCGTGATGAGTCGCCCCTCGTCATCATGCCTAGTTTAAGATATAAGGATGCTAAGGCCGAGAAAAGCAAGTGGCCGGTTGTGCCTAATAAGATAAGCAAATCTCCACTTTTGACCGCGAATGGAAGATGGCCTGCACTCTTGCCTAGTTCGATAATGGAAAAGTCTCTGAACAATGCTTTGCAAGTTATTGAAAGGGATGGTGAGAAATTGAGTGAAGATTATGATGATTTTTGGTCTTGTGTTGTTGAAGAGATCAAGTGGGATTCAATGTTTCAAAACTTGAAACCAACTTGAAATTACTCGTTTGCCTGAttttctctctctttctttccttttttttcaTGTGGCCTGTATTCTTGTGTGATGAAAGATTTCTTACAGCCTCTTATGTCGATGTTCAAATGACATCGTGTATTTATTGAAGAATATGCTAAACCTGTACATTTCTATGTTATATTGGTATTTTTGTTTGTGGGAAGCTGGCAAGTAGTGTACTGCGTAACAAGTGACATCTTTGACCGCTAGCATGTTCGAATGAGAAAACCAAGTTGGGGTGTAATGATGGAAGGAAACGTTTTCCAGCACAAAGTGACATAAAATACGCTTTTGAATGAGACCGTTGTTTGACAACTCCAGACGAACCCAAATGCGTAGAGGTGCACCTTTTCGGAAAACAAGAGATGGAATCCTTGCCAAATTGCGGACAGTCGTTGTTTTCAACATATTCACAGCATATTTTCTTCTCTCAAAACCACATTCTAATAAGTTCTAACCTAGAATGAATTCAAACCTTTAAGACATAAAATAGTaggtttctttttttcttttttgggtCCTGTTCTACATTGAATGATACACGTGTCAAGATATATTTTACCATAACAACTGTaattatgtttttattaaaGAATGAATCAATTAAAGTCTCTGGAACATGACTCCAATCTAAATAAAAGCAGTGGCGCAGAGAAGTTGTCATACTTCCATTTGGGGACATAGCATTAATTATGCCAAAGTATAGAGTTTGATTAGTCACTCTCAGTTCCAACCACCAACCAATTGTAGCCGGGACAATTAATTCTAAATAATCTGGACATATTGGTTCTATGTGATCTCACAATGCACTAAATCACTCACCACTCCATCCACCGGCATTTGCAAGTAAATCAAACCAAGCCATGGATTGGTTCACTTGGCTATCAAAAACCAGCCTTGATCCATCTCTCGCCTACGACTACGCCGTCATTTTCACATACAACGAGCTCGAAGAAGAAGACATACTCTATTTCAACCATGAATTTCTACAGAGTATGGGCATTGCCATAGCCAAACATCGACTCCAGATTCTCAAGCTAGCCAGAAAAGGAAGAATAATCCATCCAATGCTGTGGTCGATCATGTTCGCCATCAAGAAAACCAAGAACTACGTATTCAAGAAAGTCGAAGCTCTAACTCATCGCAATAGTTCTTCTCTTTCACTCGTTAAAGTTCGAAACAACAGCCTGAGATGGAAGGTGTCTATGTTACAGAGGAACAAAAGGAGCTTGATCAGGGCAGGTATGGAAGAAACTAGGCCAACTAGGGAAAGAAATGAAAGTCACAAATTCGGGTTTGGTCCAAAAAATTTGATGATCGGGTACAAAGATCTGCACGGCACAGACAATgaaagctcgagctcgattcaAACTCCAAGCAGTACGGTCGAAACAAAGGTAAACCCTTGCAATAGTAGCTTCTCGAGCACATTGGGTCAGTCCCTAGATGGTGAGTATTGGTCCAGTAGTATGGAAGAAAACAAGTGGGATTCAATGTTTACAGACTTGAAACCTACCTGATAGATAATCAGGAGCAAAAATAATAGACAGATTTCGTAGGGCTGATTATTTCCACTTACATTATTGTTTTGTTATGTTCgtaatgagtaggtctcttgtgaaacgttctcacgaatatttatttgtgagatagatcaaccctaccaatattcacaataaaaagtaataatttttcgagtacaacggtctcacgaatctttatctgtgttACATTTCAACCATACTAATAttgacaataaaaagtaatatattttcatggatcactcaaataagagatctgtctcacaaaatataacccatgagaccgtctcacataagtttttgcctgatttttcatagatgaactaaataagagatttgtctcacaaaatacgacccgtgaccgtctcacacaaattttttccGTTCGCAGTAGTCTCGAGATGGCCAGTagacaattaattaaatttgttaTAGGTTTCACATAAAGGGTTAAATATTTGGTCTCGAGCCACACTTGATAAGAGTGACCTTTTGAAAATGTATATATCTCGTGACTGGCTTTTGGCTTGTACGCGAGTGAGGACATGACAACTAGTGGAAGACTTTAaggtaataaataaataaaagcaaAATGCGATGAGCTAAGGTATGGtagatttaattattataatcctTCATATCAACTATTCTTAAATGTGGTTACATTTTCTATTTcttattgaaaatataataaatctaaaaaatgcAGGGCTACGTGTGTTACTCAAGAAATGACGGTGTGATTGATCAACACCGCCATCGAACCGGTTATTTCGTAAATAGATATTTTTTTCTCTTGAATTtactaattttataaataattttacttATTTTTAATGGGGGGAtggtttttcttattttttcgaaattcgatgctttgaatttattcatttttttaatctCTTAATATTTAAAAGCTATAACCGAAATCCTTCATTATACTATTATGAATTATCTATACTTCTATgctatattattaagtgtgaggacATCATACTAACTACCAAGAGAGGACACcaaatttttttccaattttacccttacttttgttttttgttttttgtttttaaattacAACACAcgtacatttttatttttattttttttattttaaccattcaaatatcaatttaatccctccataatttatcaaatttcactttagcctatcgataatgataaaaaaaattgtacacacgcatcACGTGTGCAGAATAACTAGTATTATATTAAATGTGAGGGTCTTAGAATAACTAACTTTGAAgacatcaaaatatttaattccataattacCTTTCTTACTCTACTAAAAACCTTTTCAAGTCAAtccaatttaaatataaaaaaatcaaaacaaaactttctttttaaatcgaacaacttttttaaatcgaaaataatttcattttaattatttagtattattttatcaaattaaaaataataataacacatgcATTTTTCTTTTACTAGTATTAGGtatttttaaaactgaaattccaAAATCTGAACCAAATCAaacatttacaaaaaaaaaatgaaaaaaaaaaatcaaatgctTTGTTAATCTAGAAAATCATAATGACAATCAACTTTTCCCCCTAAATATGGGCTAATTCACATGATTACAAATCTCAGTATGAAAATAACGAGACATACAATTTCCCATTGCAAAAATTGAGAAATTCCCCACgaaaaatatttacaataaaaaaagatTACTTCTTTTTCtcataaaaagaaataatgcGAGCGAGCCCTTGCTTCACTAAAACGAAGAACTCTATACTCTACTCAGCGAGTCAACCCACTGAGTTCACACTCCGGAATGTACAGAACTCCGAAACCTTCACGCTTCCCGACTCACCCAAGATTCTCCGCCGCCTCAGACATTGCGGATAAACGGCTCGGCCGCGGCTGGAAATTTTCTCGGCGGCGCTGTGTGTGCGAGGACGGGCGAATCAAAGATGCCAGAGCTCTCTTCATCAAATCGCCTTCCACCGTTCCGATTCGAACCAAGGAATTCGTCATCGCAGATCTCCTCATATTCAATTGATGGTTACCCGACCGACACGACGCCTCCCGATTATTGACGTGCCCCGGGGCAGGACTGTTCTTGTGTAAACTGCACCGAAAGGATCCAGGATGCGTCGTGGGAGAACAAGCACACGTCTTCTTCGGAGCTGAACAAAGTGGCCTGGAGTTCGACTTCTGGTTGTGCTGGCGGTTGTTGGAGGTGGAAAATCGAACGGTTGGGGAACCGGCCCGGCCGAGACTGATACGGGTGGGGCTGGTGGAGCGGGCGAGGGTTGGCGCGGGTCGGGTAACGAAATTTGATATGGACGTTCTGGAGATGGAGGAGGAGCAAAAACGGTTGGGCGAGAGGGATCGGTGGAAGTGGCTGTGTGGTGTAGTACCTTGAGAGGTTCTTGACTTCGCAGACGATGCAGCCATTGATTACGCTTTCGATCGGAGAAACTGACAAGGAGAATGAATCGAGGAACCAATTAATAGGAGGTGTCGATGGCAGTTCCGTAAATAAAACGCGTTATAGGGAGATTCCTGATAGAGATTCAATGGAATTGCACTCGGTTAAGGATCTGTATGCGGTTTGGTTTCCTGTGGGCACCCACGACAAAAGTATGGGCGGGTGGAATAATCAGTTCATATTCTTCACGCTTCCAACAGCGCGTTACGGAAACGTATTCTATTGTTATCTGCGCGTGTTCGTCACGGTAAGAAGATTAAGTTGGCTTTGACCGTGGAAATTGGATAACTCAGTAGCCATGTGTCGCTATAACGGAAAATGTATTTACAGGCTGACACGTGCGAAGACAGCGCTTGTGCTGGTGAAAATCAGACGCTTTTCTGGTTTCGACACATTGGTCGCCGCAGATTCAACTTTAACACGTGTCactttttgtattttaaaatctaatatggtttaaatgatagtaACTTTTTTTAGAAAGATAACATAATCTTATCTCATAttatacttttttttaaaaaaactggcCAATTATCTCCACCACCGTGTTAGGATCAGAAAACTAattaaaatttcgattttaaaTCTCGCTTAATTAGTTAATAGTTAGTGAAgtgaatatttaattttaaataatctttttttatttaaattgaaaaattagagttttatatttttagaTTAATCTGACTTGATCCAATAATAGGATTTATTCTTAGATTTAGTTGCCCACCATGTTCATGACTATATGAAGCATCTGGAAATACGATAAACTCTGGAATGCGGCAGAAAGATCAACACTGATTAATATAAAACTAGCTTTTAATCTCCTCAATAATTGGATAGCGGCTCGAAAATCTCCCCATGCCACACACTCTCAAATGAATGCATATGAGGAGGAGCTTACTTGGAAACGTCCACCAACATGATTCATGAAATGCAATGTCGATGCGGCAATCTTTAGGGAGACACACTTGATTGGATCTGCACCGATGGTTCGAGATTAAAAGGTGAATTTATGGTTTGTAGGATGCTCAAATTCCAGAGGTCAATTGAACTACGAGAAGCAGAAGCAAAGGCGCTACTTGATGGCATGACCTGGGCTGCATCTTTGGATATGCAATATATTATATTCGATAACATATTCGAAAATCGTGTGAGGCGGTTCACTCAAATGCGGTAGATCACAGTGAGTTTGGAACAATTATCGGAGAACGCTGCTCTCTTCTATCAAGAGAACGTTACTACAAAGTTCATTTTATAAGACGTCGAGCGAATATGGTTGCCCACAACCTTGCTCGAGCGGCCATTTCTCACGCTAGCCCTTGTGTCCTCTTTGATGCTCCTAGTTTTATTTATGATGTTTTAATTCATAATTGTAATGAACTTGTTTTGAGCtaatgaaatttgataggttttgggttaaaaaaatatatgatttttttcgtTGTTGAAGAAATTTGTTATAATTAGATCTTAAATACCATATCTAATTTCAAACATGAGAACAATTCTTTCTAACTGACGACACCTGCATTTCTACGGACATCACCAATTTGTGCTAATGTTTTGTAAACAAATATAGATCATCAAGAAACAATTTGAATGAAACACCTAAATTTCaccaaataattattattataattatatgtgattaaaatattttattaattaggaTATATATTTACACTGGTATGTACTAGTAATATAAGATGATTCAATAATAACTACTTTTGGTGATATCTTTTTTCTTAATTCCAAAATTATGTTTTACACATTtagttttaataataataatgtataCAGCTTTGTTTTTGAACTTTATccttcagtttttttttttttgggatcaTTTTTGTATGTCTTTTTTCTTAGttcttattatatttaaatttcatgAATAAAGATTTGACAGTATTTCTATCAATAATTTTACAAGAAAGAATCGTCACCGACTTGCTAATTGGCTAAGAtcttaaaatttcataattataaaaggacaatataataaataaatcaaaattttggaAACAAGTTTATCTTGTTGTTTGTACAATATTTTGAGTTGTGGGCGTGTTAGGTGAtaaaaatttaacttttaaCTATTCAAACAACGTTGATTCTAAATTTGATCGATGGATAATAGTTATAATCTTCTAAACTAAATAAACCAAAATAGAAGatactgaacattgaagaaaataaattcaCATGATTTTGTATTTACTATGATATGTAGTAATTTAGAAACATAAAAGCATATTATAAATTTCTGAATCTGGAATGAAAAAGTCGAAATGCTTGGAATTAGACTAAAAAGATAAATTGCTCGAAGAGAAAACTAGATATTTTgcaaataatttgaaaaaagtggagttatttttttttgttgtctgtcgatattttttcttctctttatATTATGGACGGTTCTCGCACTCTCTTACTACTATATGATTTTGTCCATTATGTCTTCACAATCTTTTCCAATTTGTACATTATTTGATTCATTCCAACCAATTTTGCGAGCTAATttgatcttctatgttcttTATTAAATTCGGACTTGGGCTCGATCATTAGGCAAATTTAATTGAgctcattttaattatttgatgtAGACAATTGTATAGACAACCTTGATGGGCCCAATCGCTAGTTGACATTAATAATGTGGAATTAATTAGGGATTACGAAAAGATGGAATGGTGAGGTCAGGAGTGGTATACCGTATCGTATTATActaaaaattttatattgtatattatatCGAAAATTGCGGTATAAAAAAATCCAGATCGATATCGTACCGAAAATTGGTATATCGAAATTTTCGGTACATGTAACTAGCATACTGATTTATAACAAAAGTGTACGATATATCgaaatttcggtacggtatagATATATACCGTTTTATATCGGAAAAAACCttacattttaatttttttataaatttattattttaaaatatcatataatttaattttttttataatttttcggtatttcgatATTCCAGTATATATCGAAATTTCTAAATTGCAATTGCATATCGTTATCATATCGAAAAATTCGGTATTGTTACCGTATGTTATCGAAATCTTCGGTATAATAAAAATTCGGTAAATTCGACATTCTTTAAGTACCATAATCTCGATATAccgaaaatttgatttttttttcatctCTGGTTGAGCTTTAAGTCGAGTTATGTAAGTTGTAACACTTGACCAGACTTTGAAATCCTTTATTTCGGCATCGAAGAGACCTGAGTAAAAGAATACAAAGCTCAAGTCTTGCACGAGATTTTCCACCATCAACAATGTTGGAAGAGACTTCAACTAGTGCGAGCGCCGCTGCTGTGGCGTTGGCAGAGGATTTGTTCTGGTCTAAAGCCGCCGGAAATCCTCCTGTAGACGTATCCACGCCATCTAATGCGCAGGCTTTCCATTTTTCTTCCGGAAACCCTAGAATCGAAGAAACCAGAGGCCTCATGCATCTGTACCGCGACGCCGCCTCTTCACTGTCTTTCAGCCTTCCTGTAAGATAACTTGACTTGATTTTTATTGAATTGAATTTCCGCCGATTTATAGTAATTCCATTGTTAAGAAAATCTATAGCCTAACTTTTTCGTACTCTGTCTCGCCTGAGCTGCACATATAAATAAACGATTCGGTTTCTTTTCATGAAATAGTTTGGGTGAATATAACCGTTTTTATTGCTGCTGCTGTCATTACATGTGATCTGCTCAGCATGTTACGAAAACAAGGtttcaattttattaattaaacagTTGGTAAAAGACAAACCCGGTTATATATCATCCTACAAAAAATGATTGGTAACTTGCACAGTCCTTATACTTGATTCTTGTAAATATGACTAGAATATATATGTTTGTTTGatggtttttaatttttgtttaaacTGCTAAATACGGCGACTCTCCCAAACGTTCAGCTTCTTATTGTTTTTTTCCCACGTGTGTTTTAGGCGGAACGGAATCCGCTTATTTGTGTTCTAGGGGTGCCTAATCACATGACATATTCCGATTTTTGCAAGTTCTGTGGTTCATTCATTCAGCACATGTTGGAAATGCGAATTGTCAGGTCGATACAAGAACTTTTTAACAGCTAGTTTAATATTTCACTTTGTAGAAATGATTTTTCTTACATATAAAAGTTTAGGACTGAGGGGTCGGAGGATCGCTACAGTATTTTAATCAGGCTAGATGATCAAAATTCAGCTGATTCTTTTTACAAACATTTCAATCACAAATGTTTTTCATCGCTTGAGGTATTGTTTCCTTATCTGGTCATTTGTTATCTGaaatattaaaactttaatGCAGAATTCTTATTTGTAATTCTATGTATGCTTGACTCTGAATACAGGAGGAGACCTGCCATGTGTTTTTTACTGCAGATATACAGTATACTGGATCTATTGAGCACTCACAGCCTTCCACAGGAAGCTCTGGAGAACAGCCTTCTTGTCCAGTTTGTCTTGGTACTGCATGTTAGATGTCAGTTGTAATACGTTCTGTGCTCGACTAACTTTTGTAATGTAAAAAATAAGCAAATTATGTTATGTAGAGGTTATTGCTATTTTGGCTTTTGCAATCACCAAAGTTCGCGGTTGTTATGGTCGTTGGTAGAACTTTTATCGGTGTAACTGAAACGACATTGTTGATTTCATCAACTCGAGTATAATAATGCACAATAAGAATAAAAATATGAGGTACTCAAAACGAGTTTATAAGCCATTGATCTTTGTTCTGAACTGAATTACAAGTATTTGAGCTTTGTTACTcctattttttttatctttttccgTGTGTATTACTAGTAGTATTATTCTACAGTTCAAGATAAAAAATTGAATTacttatatttttcaaattagTTGCCTATTTCAGAGAAATTAGACCAAGATTCAGGTGGAATTCTTACTACTATCTGCAATCACTCCTTTCACTGCTCTTGTATTTCTAGATGGACAGATTCTTCTTGCCCGGTAGGCATTATTCATCACTTTTTGGAATTATTTCAGCTATGATAAAGGCTATCCAAGGTACTTTACTAATGATGTTGATTATCTAGGTATGCCGTTACTGCCAGCAACAGCCTGAGAAATCAATCTGTTATGTTTGTCAAACCTCAGACAACCTCTGGATGTGTGTCATTTGTGGTTTTGTAGGTTGTGGGAGGTAAAAAATTTGGTTTGCTCCATCTGAGTTACATAATAATTCCTGATTTGTCTGGATTTGTCGCGAGTAATGATTTCTAAACATATTAAATTTGTATTTGGTTTCTTATCATGTTATTTGGGGTAGGTACAAGGATGGACATGCTGTAAGCCATTGGAAAGAAACACAGCATTGCTATTCCCTTGAACTGGAAACTCAAAGGGTGTGGGACTATGTTGGAGACAACTATGTTCATCGGTTGATCCAATCTAAAACTGATGGAAAGTTGGTTGAGCTGAACCACCATTGCACACATAAAGATGATGAAAATGGTGATTGCATTGGATTTAGTGACACTCTTCCAGACAGTGAAGTTGAATCTGTACATTTTTAGCTTACTATTTTTGTCTTCTCTCACAGGCACATGCTTTTGATCCCTTATCAATCCACATAGTTGCATGTTTTTCTTCATTCATGATTTTGGACTTTCTTCCCTGCAGATAGTGAACGAGTACAATGAGCTTCTTTCTTCTCAACTTGAAAATCAGAAAAATGTTAGTTCCTCTGTTTGTTATCATCAATTAAAGTTGACGGTATCTTTGTTTATTATGtaagtatttttttattattttggataCAGTATTTCGAGTCTTTACTGCAAGAAGTTGAAGAAGACACTGAAAGAGAATCTTCTGTTGCTGTCTTTAAAGCTTTGAGTCAAAATCCAAAGTTGCTGAAACTACAGGCCAAGCTGGACAAATTCTCTGAAGAAAAGAAATTTCTCGATGATGTGAGTAATCTTTTTAATTTTCTCATTCGTTTTTGTTTGTTAAACCAGTAGCATTGGTACCACGCTGTCCAACACTAATTGAAAAGTGCAAAGAAGATATGGTCTAACATGAGTTATCGTACTATAATTTGAAACTTTATCATATTTACTTTTGTAGATCAATGACAATCTTTTGAAGAACCAGAGCATATGGGAATCAAAGATAGACAATATTGAAGAAAGGTAACACTCTTCAGCTAGGGATATGGACAGAATAAGATTTCCCAACATTTTGGATTAAAATTTCAATGACATGGTTAAACTACTGCTTGAGATTGCTTTCTACTTAGTTGATGGCTTGGATAGTGTTTGAGTGGAGAGGAGAAACTTTCTTAACAATAAAATCGTATGAGAAAAGTGCTTTTGTTGACAAAATTGTTGTGTAAAATTGCacttttaaatttgaaaaagtgTTCAAGAAGGACAGAAAGTAGAGGATATAGCTACAAGAAAAAAGTTCTTTTCAAAAAGCACTAGAAAGAGCATTGTTTAATAGTATCCAAGTGCGTTCTTATTTCATGCAAGGCTGGTTTTAATGCTTGATTCATCAATTCTGGCAAAACTGTTTGACACCTAAACAGTCATAAAAATAAGACTTAAGTCCTTATTTTAGCTGGCCTTTTGTGTTCGGCACCTTTTCTGGATATTGTTAGATTCAGGTCCTAGCCATTATTGGATTTGTTAGCTCTTGCATAAACTTGTTTTGACTTTTGCCTGGATGAAAATTTAGTCTCCTTTCATCTTAGAAATTTCTACCCTTTACTTCTAGCCTGTTGGATTTTTGCTTGTATGTTCTGTTTTTCTTAGAAACATCTCTAAATTGAGCTAGCTAGTAGCAAGAGATCTATTATACGCTGGATTACAACCTCTTTTTAACTTTTTTCCAATTTGAAGTGTTTGTGCCAGGTGTGTGTTGCATTTGATGTAATACGTTCTCGTCCCACTAGTGTCATGACAGTAATTTGTCATCCATGGAAAGAATAACTATCAATTAATTTAATGCAcctattttggaaaaaactttGACCTTTAGCGCAGTGGTGCAAACCGTTTACTACTTTACTGTTTGTACCATTTTGAGCATCCACCTTTGTTAACTGCTTCAATTGTTCTCATTCCAAACTTTTCGTAAtattctcatttctaatctaCATAAGATATATGATAGATTTGTGTAGTTGAATATTTGGTTTGGGATTAGGTGCTGTTGTATGACCGACGTAAATTTGTTTATTCCAAGCTTTTTAT contains:
- the LOC140829252 gene encoding BRAP2 RING ZnF UBP domain-containing protein 2-like isoform X2, whose protein sequence is MLEETSTSASAAAVALAEDLFWSKAAGNPPVDVSTPSNAQAFHFSSGNPRIEETRGLMHLYRDAASSLSFSLPAERNPLICVLGVPNHMTYSDFCKFCGSFIQHMLEMRIVRTEGSEDRYSILIRLDDQNSADSFYKHFNHKCFSSLEEETCHVFFTADIQYTGSIEHSQPSTGSSGEQPSCPVCLEKLDQDSGGILTTICNHSFHCSCISRWTDSSCPVCRYCQQQPEKSICYVCQTSDNLWMCVICGFVGCGRYKDGHAVSHWKETQHCYSLELETQRVWDYVGDNYVHRLIQSKTDGKLVELNHHCTHKDDENGDCIGFSDTLPDSEVESIVNEYNELLSSQLENQKNYFESLLQEVEEDTERESSVAVFKALSQNPKLLKLQAKLDKFSEEKKFLDDINDNLLKNQSIWESKIDNIEERERRLLKLKDKKIEELEEQVCQIDYLTDKMFFPSMTCI
- the LOC140829252 gene encoding BRAP2 RING ZnF UBP domain-containing protein 2-like isoform X1; translation: MLEETSTSASAAAVALAEDLFWSKAAGNPPVDVSTPSNAQAFHFSSGNPRIEETRGLMHLYRDAASSLSFSLPAERNPLICVLGVPNHMTYSDFCKFCGSFIQHMLEMRIVRTEGSEDRYSILIRLDDQNSADSFYKHFNHKCFSSLEEETCHVFFTADIQYTGSIEHSQPSTGSSGEQPSCPVCLEKLDQDSGGILTTICNHSFHCSCISRWTDSSCPVCRYCQQQPEKSICYVCQTSDNLWMCVICGFVGCGRYKDGHAVSHWKETQHCYSLELETQRVWDYVGDNYVHRLIQSKTDGKLVELNHHCTHKDDENGDCIGFSDTLPDSEVESIVNEYNELLSSQLENQKNYFESLLQEVEEDTERESSVAVFKALSQNPKLLKLQAKLDKFSEEKKFLDDINDNLLKNQSIWESKIDNIEERERRLLKLKDKKIEELEEQLRTLMESLEDASAEEQKSTEQHPTTSTMLKDESVPRPTKGATKTTSRGKSKG
- the LOC140830327 gene encoding uncharacterized protein; its protein translation is MDWFTWLSKTSLDPSLAYDYAVIFTYNELEEEDILYFNHEFLQSMGIAIAKHRLQILKLARKGRIIHPMLWSIMFAIKKTKNYVFKKVEALTHRNSSSLSLVKVRNNSLRWKVSMLQRNKRSLIRAGMEETRPTRERNESHKFGFGPKNLMIGYKDLHGTDNESSSSIQTPSSTVETKVNPCNSSFSSTLGQSLDGEYWSSSMEENKWDSMFTDLKPT
- the LOC140830326 gene encoding uncharacterized protein, with protein sequence MGISIAKHRLEILKLATKERKASHLVSRLLTAIKPKTSKFSTNFRSWACRDESPLVIMPSLRYKDAKAEKSKWPVVPNKISKSPLLTANGRWPALLPSSIMEKSLNNALQVIERDGEKLSEDYDDFWSCVVEEIKWDSMFQNLKPT